In Bos indicus x Bos taurus breed Angus x Brahman F1 hybrid chromosome 21, Bos_hybrid_MaternalHap_v2.0, whole genome shotgun sequence, one DNA window encodes the following:
- the LOC113879725 gene encoding uncharacterized protein LOC113879725 isoform X2, which produces MARRGAEFWSPPFLASGSSALLSRPGEPCRPNRGAQRFAASRPAALGTRGAGHCPAPASAMISAKPLPAPPPPPQAAAAMFSFLIPGPATAAGRCAPLVCFKCPKLTGARSRCNFYHCAEDSESPQAHERFWLLGVPIPPPPPPPPPLPSSSPSQSRRHLGSPLNSGARGATQAAAAGAARWPHHLKRQERSCESRSGGGLGWRWEAGPGLPRWRERRERRRRNAGRAGDEPGLPRAPRTHRRASAGRVCVRRALCSSSAPLRIRKGVDPASGCCGLRGFLPAGCSGSGVLEPAVVFTGGSRSRRRSRRASGGLGLGSSRARPPPRVSCPSRLWGWTGHPARREKNACHASSARFQALATAVAPRQCTLRGIQDGEKRQVFCALDSLDPR; this is translated from the exons ATGGCCCGCCGCGGGGCCGAGTTCTGGTCCCCGCCTTTCCTCGCCTCTGGCTCCTCGGCGCTATTGTCCAGGCCCGGGGAGCCCTGCCGCCCCAATCGGGGCGCGCAGCGCTTCGCAGCTTCCCGCCCCGCCGCGCTAGGAACTCGGGGCGCCGGTCACTGCCCTGCTCCCGCCTCCGCCATGATCTCAGCCAAGCCGCttcccgcgccgccgccgcctcctcaaGCTGCCGCCGCCATGTTTTCCTTCCTTATACCTGGCCCTGCCACCGCAGCCGGACGTTGTGCTCCTCTCGTCTGCTTCAAATGTCCGAAGCTGACGGGCGCCAGGTCCCGCTGCAACTTCTACCACTGCGCGGAAGACTCCGAGAGCCCCCAAGCGCACGAGCGCTTCTGGCTACTGGGAGTCCCTatccctccgccgccgccgccgccgccgcctcttcCGTCTTCCTCACCGAGCCAAAGCCGCCGCCATCTTGGTTCGCCCCTCAATAGTGGCGCGCGCGGGGCCACCCAGGCAGCGGCTGCAGGGGCGGCCCGTTGGCCCCACCATTTAAAGAGGCAGGAACGAAGCTGTGAGTCTCGCAGCGGCGGAGGCCTCggatggaggtgggaggcgggCCCCGGGTTGCCGAGGTGGCGGGAGCGCAGGGAGCGGAGGAGGCGGAACGCTGGTCGCGCCGGTGACGAGCCGGGTCTCCCTCGCGCTCCTCGCACGCACCGTCGTGCGAGCGCAGGGCGGGTGTGCGTCCGTCGCGCCCTGTGTTCGTCATCAGCCCCGCTCCGGATTCGAAAGGGCGTGGATCCCGCCTCTGGCTGCTGCGGGTTGCGAGGCTTTTTGCCCGCGGGGTGCTCTGGGTCTGGGGTTCTGGAGCCCGCAGTTGTCTTCACAGGTGGCTCGCGGTCCAGACGCCGATCCCGGCGGGCATCAGGCGGCTTGGGCCTGGGGTCCTCCCGCGCCCGCCCGCCTCCGCGAGTATCCTGTCCGAGCCGCCTTTGGGGCTGGACTGGGCACCCGGCGCGCAGAG aaaaaaatgcCTGCCATGCCAGTTCTGCAAGATTCCAAGCATTAGCCACTGCAGTGGCCCCAAGacagtgcaccctgaggggaattcaggatggggaaaaacgGCAAGTATTCTGTGCTTTGGATTCACTGGACCCAAGATAA
- the LOC113879725 gene encoding uncharacterized protein LOC113879725 isoform X6: MARRGAEFWSPPFLASGSSALLSRPGEPCRPNRGAQRFAASRPAALGTRGAGHCPAPASAMISAKPLPAPPPPPQAAAAMFSFLIPGPATAAGRCAPLVCFKCPKLTGARSRCNFYHCAEDSESPQAHERFWLLGVPIPPPPPPPPPLPSSSPSQSRRHLGSPLNSGARGATQAAAAGAARWPHHLKRQERSCESRSGGGLGWRWEAGPGLPRWRERRERRRRNAGRAGDEPGLPRAPRTHRRASAGRVCVRRALCSSSAPLRIRKGVDPASGCCGLRGFLPAGCSGSGVLEPAVVFTGGSRSRRRSRRASGGLGLGSSRARPPPRVSCPSRLWGWTGHPARRESIDGKTHTHKK; this comes from the coding sequence ATGGCCCGCCGCGGGGCCGAGTTCTGGTCCCCGCCTTTCCTCGCCTCTGGCTCCTCGGCGCTATTGTCCAGGCCCGGGGAGCCCTGCCGCCCCAATCGGGGCGCGCAGCGCTTCGCAGCTTCCCGCCCCGCCGCGCTAGGAACTCGGGGCGCCGGTCACTGCCCTGCTCCCGCCTCCGCCATGATCTCAGCCAAGCCGCttcccgcgccgccgccgcctcctcaaGCTGCCGCCGCCATGTTTTCCTTCCTTATACCTGGCCCTGCCACCGCAGCCGGACGTTGTGCTCCTCTCGTCTGCTTCAAATGTCCGAAGCTGACGGGCGCCAGGTCCCGCTGCAACTTCTACCACTGCGCGGAAGACTCCGAGAGCCCCCAAGCGCACGAGCGCTTCTGGCTACTGGGAGTCCCTatccctccgccgccgccgccgccgccgcctcttcCGTCTTCCTCACCGAGCCAAAGCCGCCGCCATCTTGGTTCGCCCCTCAATAGTGGCGCGCGCGGGGCCACCCAGGCAGCGGCTGCAGGGGCGGCCCGTTGGCCCCACCATTTAAAGAGGCAGGAACGAAGCTGTGAGTCTCGCAGCGGCGGAGGCCTCggatggaggtgggaggcgggCCCCGGGTTGCCGAGGTGGCGGGAGCGCAGGGAGCGGAGGAGGCGGAACGCTGGTCGCGCCGGTGACGAGCCGGGTCTCCCTCGCGCTCCTCGCACGCACCGTCGTGCGAGCGCAGGGCGGGTGTGCGTCCGTCGCGCCCTGTGTTCGTCATCAGCCCCGCTCCGGATTCGAAAGGGCGTGGATCCCGCCTCTGGCTGCTGCGGGTTGCGAGGCTTTTTGCCCGCGGGGTGCTCTGGGTCTGGGGTTCTGGAGCCCGCAGTTGTCTTCACAGGTGGCTCGCGGTCCAGACGCCGATCCCGGCGGGCATCAGGCGGCTTGGGCCTGGGGTCCTCCCGCGCCCGCCCGCCTCCGCGAGTATCCTGTCCGAGCCGCCTTTGGGGCTGGACTGGGCACCCGGCGCGCAGAG
- the LOC113879725 gene encoding uncharacterized protein LOC113879725 isoform X3, translating to MARRGAEFWSPPFLASGSSALLSRPGEPCRPNRGAQRFAASRPAALGTRGAGHCPAPASAMISAKPLPAPPPPPQAAAAMFSFLIPGPATAAGRCAPLVCFKCPKLTGARSRCNFYHCAEDSESPQAHERFWLLGVPIPPPPPPPPPLPSSSPSQSRRHLGSPLNSGARGATQAAAAGAARWPHHLKRQERSCESRSGGGLGWRWEAGPGLPRWRERRERRRRNAGRAGDEPGLPRAPRTHRRASAGRVCVRRALCSSSAPLRIRKGVDPASGCCGLRGFLPAGCSGSGVLEPAVVFTGGSRSRRRSRRASGGLGLGSSRARPPPRVSCPSRLWGWTGHPARRGQQSVGDTQQKLALKRTCRLQLATESIDGKTHTHKK from the coding sequence ATGGCCCGCCGCGGGGCCGAGTTCTGGTCCCCGCCTTTCCTCGCCTCTGGCTCCTCGGCGCTATTGTCCAGGCCCGGGGAGCCCTGCCGCCCCAATCGGGGCGCGCAGCGCTTCGCAGCTTCCCGCCCCGCCGCGCTAGGAACTCGGGGCGCCGGTCACTGCCCTGCTCCCGCCTCCGCCATGATCTCAGCCAAGCCGCttcccgcgccgccgccgcctcctcaaGCTGCCGCCGCCATGTTTTCCTTCCTTATACCTGGCCCTGCCACCGCAGCCGGACGTTGTGCTCCTCTCGTCTGCTTCAAATGTCCGAAGCTGACGGGCGCCAGGTCCCGCTGCAACTTCTACCACTGCGCGGAAGACTCCGAGAGCCCCCAAGCGCACGAGCGCTTCTGGCTACTGGGAGTCCCTatccctccgccgccgccgccgccgccgcctcttcCGTCTTCCTCACCGAGCCAAAGCCGCCGCCATCTTGGTTCGCCCCTCAATAGTGGCGCGCGCGGGGCCACCCAGGCAGCGGCTGCAGGGGCGGCCCGTTGGCCCCACCATTTAAAGAGGCAGGAACGAAGCTGTGAGTCTCGCAGCGGCGGAGGCCTCggatggaggtgggaggcgggCCCCGGGTTGCCGAGGTGGCGGGAGCGCAGGGAGCGGAGGAGGCGGAACGCTGGTCGCGCCGGTGACGAGCCGGGTCTCCCTCGCGCTCCTCGCACGCACCGTCGTGCGAGCGCAGGGCGGGTGTGCGTCCGTCGCGCCCTGTGTTCGTCATCAGCCCCGCTCCGGATTCGAAAGGGCGTGGATCCCGCCTCTGGCTGCTGCGGGTTGCGAGGCTTTTTGCCCGCGGGGTGCTCTGGGTCTGGGGTTCTGGAGCCCGCAGTTGTCTTCACAGGTGGCTCGCGGTCCAGACGCCGATCCCGGCGGGCATCAGGCGGCTTGGGCCTGGGGTCCTCCCGCGCCCGCCCGCCTCCGCGAGTATCCTGTCCGAGCCGCCTTTGGGGCTGGACTGGGCACCCGGCGCGCAGAG
- the LOC113879725 gene encoding uncharacterized protein LOC113879725 isoform X5, producing MARRGAEFWSPPFLASGSSALLSRPGEPCRPNRGAQRFAASRPAALGTRGAGHCPAPASAMISAKPLPAPPPPPQAAAAMFSFLIPGPATAAGRCAPLVCFKCPKLTGARSRCNFYHCAEDSESPQAHERFWLLGVPIPPPPPPPPPLPSSSPSQSRRHLGSPLNSGARGATQAAAAGAARWPHHLKRQERSCESRSGGGLGWRWEAGPGLPRWRERRERRRRNAGRAGDEPGLPRAPRTHRRASAGRVCVRRALCSSSAPLRIRKGVDPASGCCGLRGFLPAGCSGSGVLEPAVVFTGGSRSRRRSRRASGGLGLGSSRARPPPRVSCPSRLWGWTGHPARRGKKPPNHKEDNIDSGRE from the coding sequence ATGGCCCGCCGCGGGGCCGAGTTCTGGTCCCCGCCTTTCCTCGCCTCTGGCTCCTCGGCGCTATTGTCCAGGCCCGGGGAGCCCTGCCGCCCCAATCGGGGCGCGCAGCGCTTCGCAGCTTCCCGCCCCGCCGCGCTAGGAACTCGGGGCGCCGGTCACTGCCCTGCTCCCGCCTCCGCCATGATCTCAGCCAAGCCGCttcccgcgccgccgccgcctcctcaaGCTGCCGCCGCCATGTTTTCCTTCCTTATACCTGGCCCTGCCACCGCAGCCGGACGTTGTGCTCCTCTCGTCTGCTTCAAATGTCCGAAGCTGACGGGCGCCAGGTCCCGCTGCAACTTCTACCACTGCGCGGAAGACTCCGAGAGCCCCCAAGCGCACGAGCGCTTCTGGCTACTGGGAGTCCCTatccctccgccgccgccgccgccgccgcctcttcCGTCTTCCTCACCGAGCCAAAGCCGCCGCCATCTTGGTTCGCCCCTCAATAGTGGCGCGCGCGGGGCCACCCAGGCAGCGGCTGCAGGGGCGGCCCGTTGGCCCCACCATTTAAAGAGGCAGGAACGAAGCTGTGAGTCTCGCAGCGGCGGAGGCCTCggatggaggtgggaggcgggCCCCGGGTTGCCGAGGTGGCGGGAGCGCAGGGAGCGGAGGAGGCGGAACGCTGGTCGCGCCGGTGACGAGCCGGGTCTCCCTCGCGCTCCTCGCACGCACCGTCGTGCGAGCGCAGGGCGGGTGTGCGTCCGTCGCGCCCTGTGTTCGTCATCAGCCCCGCTCCGGATTCGAAAGGGCGTGGATCCCGCCTCTGGCTGCTGCGGGTTGCGAGGCTTTTTGCCCGCGGGGTGCTCTGGGTCTGGGGTTCTGGAGCCCGCAGTTGTCTTCACAGGTGGCTCGCGGTCCAGACGCCGATCCCGGCGGGCATCAGGCGGCTTGGGCCTGGGGTCCTCCCGCGCCCGCCCGCCTCCGCGAGTATCCTGTCCGAGCCGCCTTTGGGGCTGGACTGGGCACCCGGCGCGCAGAG
- the LOC113879725 gene encoding uncharacterized protein LOC113879725 isoform X4: protein MARRGAEFWSPPFLASGSSALLSRPGEPCRPNRGAQRFAASRPAALGTRGAGHCPAPASAMISAKPLPAPPPPPQAAAAMFSFLIPGPATAAGRCAPLVCFKCPKLTGARSRCNFYHCAEDSESPQAHERFWLLGVPIPPPPPPPPPLPSSSPSQSRRHLGSPLNSGARGATQAAAAGAARWPHHLKRQERSCESRSGGGLGWRWEAGPGLPRWRERRERRRRNAGRAGDEPGLPRAPRTHRRASAGRVCVRRALCSSSAPLRIRKGVDPASGCCGLRGFLPAGCSGSGVLEPAVVFTGGSRSRRRSRRASGGLGLGSSRARPPPRVSCPSRLWGWTGHPARRGQQSVGDTQQKLALKRTCRLQLATAHSDFLLTPE, encoded by the coding sequence ATGGCCCGCCGCGGGGCCGAGTTCTGGTCCCCGCCTTTCCTCGCCTCTGGCTCCTCGGCGCTATTGTCCAGGCCCGGGGAGCCCTGCCGCCCCAATCGGGGCGCGCAGCGCTTCGCAGCTTCCCGCCCCGCCGCGCTAGGAACTCGGGGCGCCGGTCACTGCCCTGCTCCCGCCTCCGCCATGATCTCAGCCAAGCCGCttcccgcgccgccgccgcctcctcaaGCTGCCGCCGCCATGTTTTCCTTCCTTATACCTGGCCCTGCCACCGCAGCCGGACGTTGTGCTCCTCTCGTCTGCTTCAAATGTCCGAAGCTGACGGGCGCCAGGTCCCGCTGCAACTTCTACCACTGCGCGGAAGACTCCGAGAGCCCCCAAGCGCACGAGCGCTTCTGGCTACTGGGAGTCCCTatccctccgccgccgccgccgccgccgcctcttcCGTCTTCCTCACCGAGCCAAAGCCGCCGCCATCTTGGTTCGCCCCTCAATAGTGGCGCGCGCGGGGCCACCCAGGCAGCGGCTGCAGGGGCGGCCCGTTGGCCCCACCATTTAAAGAGGCAGGAACGAAGCTGTGAGTCTCGCAGCGGCGGAGGCCTCggatggaggtgggaggcgggCCCCGGGTTGCCGAGGTGGCGGGAGCGCAGGGAGCGGAGGAGGCGGAACGCTGGTCGCGCCGGTGACGAGCCGGGTCTCCCTCGCGCTCCTCGCACGCACCGTCGTGCGAGCGCAGGGCGGGTGTGCGTCCGTCGCGCCCTGTGTTCGTCATCAGCCCCGCTCCGGATTCGAAAGGGCGTGGATCCCGCCTCTGGCTGCTGCGGGTTGCGAGGCTTTTTGCCCGCGGGGTGCTCTGGGTCTGGGGTTCTGGAGCCCGCAGTTGTCTTCACAGGTGGCTCGCGGTCCAGACGCCGATCCCGGCGGGCATCAGGCGGCTTGGGCCTGGGGTCCTCCCGCGCCCGCCCGCCTCCGCGAGTATCCTGTCCGAGCCGCCTTTGGGGCTGGACTGGGCACCCGGCGCGCAGAG